A portion of the Manihot esculenta cultivar AM560-2 chromosome 2, M.esculenta_v8, whole genome shotgun sequence genome contains these proteins:
- the LOC110608910 gene encoding protein NODULATION SIGNALING PATHWAY 2, producing MFPDLRPSLAASVDNLPSLETRKEQLMVDGVKDFGDDCMVSNTSLLPLREYYFLEDDVELQNLHMSPIASKHQAMDDVNSSNDTGPLIFPGDGMEVDECLSIVHLLKAYGEAMDIEMRELAEEITMRLKEKGYPTGSTLQRLAYYLVQALDKQVSFLREEAMINYEIAFSAFYQVFPYGRFAHFTANSVILEAIPEDAEMVHIVDFDIGKGVQWPPIIEALAIQGGQRVEVRFTSIKWEQEEEDPPLQSFEETQMLLHEHARHYGLRLKVEEKDLVSLDSEMKKTKKIGEGNYEWLAFNCMVGLPHMEERRNVRSVIEFLKLAKDSIRVKGGGGTITFGDGIGWGKGLQGWPGYGNIFEGQLGQFKTLLESMDNQLPHHLREAKIAIECLFLIPYVSSLIDMQMWKEIYRESRALSEVGLEPWSMRNDNVLEAKELVREGESSYWVRIEGVKQNQMVLGYRGTPLVKVSSWR from the coding sequence ATGTTTCCTGATCTAAGGCCTAGTTTAGCTGCTTCTGTCGATAATTTGCCAAGTTTAGAGACTAGGAAGGAGCAGTTGATGGTCGATGGGGTCAAGGATTTTGGTGATGATTGTATGGTGAGTAATACTAGTTTACTACCTTTACGAGAATATTATTTCCTTGAAGATGACGTTGAATTACAAAACTTGCATATGTCGCCTATAGCAAGTAAACATCAGGCCATGGATGATGTCAACTCATCAAATGATACAGGTCCCTTGATTTTTCCTGGTGATGGTATGGAAGTTGATGAGTGTTTAAGTATAGTTCATCTTCTCAAAGCTTATGGAGAGGCTATGGATATTGAGATGAGAGAGTTAGCAGAAGAGATTACGATGAGACTAAAAGAGAAGGGGTACCCTACCGGTTCAACACTGCAACGTCTTGCTTATTATTTGGTCCAAGCATTGGACAAGCAAGTGAGCTTTCTGAGGGAAGAGGCAATGATAAATTATGAGATTGCTTTTAGTGCTTTTTATCAGGTATTTCCTTATGGGAGATTTGCTCACTTTACTGCTAATTCTGTAATTCTGGAAGCTATTCCTGAGGATGCTGAGATGGTGCATATAGTTGATTTTGACATTGGAAAAGGTGTCCAATGGCCTCCAATTATTGAGGCACTTGCCATTCAAGGTGGCCAAAGAGTAGAGGTGAGATTCACTTCAATAAAATGGGAGCAGGAGGAAGAGGATCCTCCTTTGCAGAGCTTCGAAGAGACACAAATGTTGCTGCATGAACATGCAAGACATTATGGTCTGAGATTGAAGGTGGAAGAGAAGGATTTGGTATCCTTGGATAGTGAAATGAAGAAGACAAAGAAAATAGGTGAAGGAAATTACGAGTGGTTAGCGTTCAATTGCATGGTGGGTCTCCCTCACATGGAGGAAAGAAGGAATGTGAGGAGTGTTATAGAGTTTCTAAAGTTGGCTAAGGATTCAATCAGAGTTAAAGGTGGTGGAGGCACTATAACTTTTGGGGATGGAATTGGATGGGGCAAAGGGCTGCAAGGTTGGCCTGGTTATGGGAATATTTTCGAAGGGCAGTTGGGTCAGTTCAAAACCTTGTTGGAATCAATGGATAACCAATTACCTCATCATCTTAGAGAAGCAAAAATAGCTATTGAATGTTTGTTTCTGATACCCTATGTTTCTTCTCTTATTGACATGCAAATGTGGAAGGAAATTTACAGGGAAAGTAGGGCACTTTCAGAAGTGGGATTGGAGCCCTGGAGTATGAGAAATGATAATGTTTTGGAGGCTAAGGAATTGGTAAGAGAAGGCGAGAGCTCTTACTGGGTAAGGATTGAAGGAGTGAAGCAGAATCAAATGGTATTAGGCTATAGGGGAACTCCGTTAGTAAAAGTTTCTAGTTGGAGATGA